A single window of Aspergillus oryzae RIB40 DNA, chromosome 8 DNA harbors:
- a CDS encoding uncharacterized protein (pyrophosphate-dependent phosphofructo-1-kinase), with protein sequence MTNTILDTYSSRRKPRRIGILTSGGDAPGMNGAIRAVVRTAIQNGCEAWAIHEGYEGLIQGGAMMHPLYWEDVRGFLSRGGTLIGSVRCDRFREREGRLQAARNMVLFGIDALVVCGGDGSLTGADLFRSEWPELLNELVSTGVLTVAQVAPHQNLNIVGLLGSIDNDFSGTDATIGCYSALTRICEAVDAVFDTASSHRRGFVVEVMGRHCGWLALMAAIATGADWLFIPERPPRDGWEDDMCSIITKNRNRGKRRTIVILAEGAQDSNLDRISSSAVKDVLSKRLGLDTRVTVLGHIQRGGSPCAYDRWLSTLQGIHAVKAVLSMTPESPSPVVIIQENRIRTSSLAETVALTKEANASMHAKEFEKAATLRDPEFMEYHSAYRHLNTSDHPKMVLPEDKRMRVAIIHVGAPAAGMNPATRAVVAYCLTRGHTPIAIHNGFPGLCRHHDDTPGSVREMHWLESGDWINDGGSDIGTNAGLPLDDIETTAQCFERYKFDALFVIGGFEAFTAVSQLRKARKQYLAFRIPLVLLPASMSNNVPGTEYSLGSDTSLNTLVYFCDVVRQSASSSGHSVFVVEAQGAEYQATAAALAAGAMTVYTPERGITLQSLSNDIEYLRQQFSKDHGANRSGKLIIRNDQTSTIYSTTEIANIIKHEAKNRFDAQGVVPGHFQQGGKVSPIDRIRAFRLAVKCMEHLETFAGQSPEEIMNDENSATVISIKQSRILLLPMGGPTGVEATDTDWKRQRPKTQNWLEIQEAVDSLSGRSSLYAIPN encoded by the exons ATGACCAACACTATATTAGATACTTACTCTTCAAGACGCAAACCCCGCCGCATTGGCATCCTGACATCAGGAGGGGATGCCCCGGGAATGAATGGAGCGATCCGTGCAGTCGTCCGCACAGCAATACAGAACGGCTGTGAAGCATGGGCAATCCACGAAGGCTACGAGGGACTCATCCAGGGCGGTGCAATGATGCATCCTTTATATTGGGAAGACGTTCGAGGTTTCCTATCCCGTGGAGGGACACTCATTGGATCCGTACGCTGTGATCGTTTTCGCGAACGAGAAGGTCGTCTTCAGGCGGCAAGGAATATGGTGCTTTTCGGCATCGACGCCCTAGTTGTCTGTGGTGGGGATGGAAGCTTGACCGGGGCAGACCTCTTCCGATCCGAATGGCCAGAGCTGCTCAATGAGCTGGTCTCAACAGGTGTTTTGACCGTGGCGCAAGTCGCACCTCATCAGAACCTGAATATTGTCGGACTACTCGGCTCTATCGACAATGACTTTTCCGGCACAGATGCCACCATTGGATGCTATTCTGCATTAACACGGATCTGCGAAGCAGTCGATGCAGTGTTTGACACGGCTTCTTCTCATCGCCgagggtttgttgttgaagtCATGGGCCGGCACTGTGGTTGGCTAGCGTTGATGGCTGCTATTGCAACTGGGGCGGATTGGTTGTTTATCCCGGAGAGGCCTCCGCGCGACGGctgggaggatgatatgTGTTCAATCATCACCAAG AACCGCAACCGTGGCAAACGTCGCACTATCGTTATTCTGGCAGAAGGTGCCCAGGACAGCAACTTGGATCGCATTTCGTCATCTGCCGTGAAAGATGTTCTGAGCAAGCGCTTAGGGCTCGATACCCGCGTCACTGTTCTAGGTCATATCCAACGAGGCGGATCCCCATGTGCATACGACCGCTGGCTATCAACCTTACAAGGCATCCACGCCGTCAAAGCGGTGCTGTCTATGACTCCTGAGTCGCCCTCTCCGGTGGTGATTATCCAGGAAAATAGAATCAGAACATCGTCTCTGGCTGAAACTGTTGCCTTAACGAAGGAGGCCAATGCCAGTATGCACGCCAAAGAATTCGAGAAAGCAGCAACACTTCGGGATCCCGAATTCATGGAATATCATAGCGCCTACCGACACCTGAACACGAGTGACCATCCCAAGATGGTCTTACCCGAAGATAAG CGCATGCGGGTTGCTATCATTCACGTTGGCGCCCCAGCTGCAGGCATGAATCCAGCCACACGCGCAGTAGTCGCCTATTGCTTAACCAGAGGACATACCCCGATCGCCATCCACAACGGTTTCCCTGGTCTCTGCCGACACCATGACGATACCCCTGGCTCGGTTCGTGAAATGCATTGGTTGGAATCTGGTGACTGGATCAACGACGGCGGGTCTGACATTGGTACCAATGCGGGACTACCATTAGACGATATCGAAACGACAGCTCAATGCTTCGAGCGATATAAGTTTGATGCACTTTTCGTTATTGGAGGCTTCGAAGCGTTCACAGCCGTCAGTCAACTGCGCAAGGCGCGAAAGCAATACCTTGCCTTCCGGATTCCGCTCGTCCTTCTCCCAGCAAGTATGTCAAATAATGTCCCCGGCACGGAATACTCCCTTGGAAGCGACACCAGTCTTAATACCCTTGTTTATTTCTGCGATGTTGTTCGGCAATCTGCGTCCTCCTCCGGGCATAGCGTTTTCGTCGTGGAAGCGCAAGGAGCCGAGTACCAGGCGACAGCTGCTGCGCTGGCCGCAGGAGCAATGACCGTGTATACGCCTGAACGAGGAATAACTCTACAAAGCCTCTCCAATGATATTGAGTACCTCCGCCAACAATTCTCAAAGGATCACGGTGCCAATCGCTCGGGCAAGCTGATTATCCGCAATGACCAGACATCCACCATCTACAGTACAACCGAGATTGCAAATATCATCAAACATGAGGCCAAGAATCGCTTTGATGCGCAGGGCGTAGTGCCTGGACACTTCCAGCAAGGCGGCAAAGTCTCACCCATTGACCGCATTCGCGCGTTCCGGTTGGCCGTCAAGTGCATGGAACATTTGGAAACATTTGCGGGCCAGTCTCCGGAGGAAATCATGAACGATGAGAACTCAGCTACGGTGATCAGCATCAAACAGTCTCGTATCCTTCTGCTGCCGATGGGAGGTCCTACCGGAGTTGAAGCGACCGATACTGATTGGAAGCGACAGCGGCCGAAGACTCAGAACTGGTTGGAGATCCAAGAAGCTGTGGACTCCTTGTCAGGACGCTCGTCTTTATATGCGATTCCGAACTGA
- a CDS encoding uncharacterized protein (predicted protein), which translates to MSFTKNLTRALNTTPLRQQRSTTTFPYATHEPLEYQLSRLSLSKIKQESARPEPDLRHVVGYASVNRAAGDKMYQNLVRGVELLRTERRAKGTSERRGSGGDEVFWGGRVGGKGTAEEEELEEVEGGAGLVALRMG; encoded by the exons atGAGCTTCACAAAAAACCTAACCCGAGCCCTAAACACCACCCCCCTACGACAACAACGCAGCACAACCACTTTCCCCTACGCCACGCACGAGCCCCTCGAATACCAACTCAGCAGACTCTCTCTATCAAAAATCAAGCAAGAGTCTGCCCGGCCAGAGCCCGACCTGCGTCATGTCGTCGGGTATGCGTCGGTGAATCGCGCCGCGGGGGATAAGATGTACCAGAATCTGGTGCGGGGGGTGGAGCTTTTACGgacggagaggagggcgaa GGGTACTtcggagagaagaggaagtggTGGAGACGAGGTGTTTTGGGGAGGGCGAGTTGGAGGGAAGGGgacggcggaggaagaggagctcgAAGAGGTTGAGGGAGGAGCGGGTTTAGTAGCTCTGAGGATGGGATAG
- a CDS encoding Zn(II)2Cys6 transcription factor domain-containing protein (predicted protein) — translation MSSNMRYNSRLKVRCSGEKTGCQRCANLGSECIFSISRIGKVPGKRSKANRAAAAAAAAAAVTAPPSSISLTSPSRLESANGTITAFQPFSNAIKDEGGSGVTPSARHVPSNFAVDPMITPLMVHDYSSSIPFYSGASYAPDGLSLADTAPTSTHNISHPLGPNIDLSLQEPGNFCWASDLEPLSANSLPTPGLEMSASRDSLSLDRRLSHDWEMETNVANGSCDPSRSCTTSIRQPATPPEYLADEGIYPVSALENMGPEASYTVYLQLLHNIEQTLLMGRHRTKENHTLDAVLAANQQYLTTLLQLSESLSFEQMYDGHLLFTVALSKIITLFSFGYRDFTLRSEAHQSMGCAERLIRFGVFEIDFVEQKAICEGIFLRELKRAGVCLARLMDALRREKFPYAHGRHERLCEEMKQHIDQLTRALEASEA, via the exons ATGTCATC AAACATGAGATATAACTCTCGTCTGAAGGTCCGCTGCTCAGGGGAGAAAACTGGCTGTCAACGCTGCGCTAATCTTGGCTCGGAATGTATCTTCTCGATCTCGAGAATTGGGAAGGTGCCGGGGAAACGAAGCAAGGCCAACCGtgccgcagcagcagctgccgccgctgccgccgttACGGCTCCCCCATCATCCATATCGCTCACGTCGCCCTCACGCCTGGAGTCCGCAAATGGGACAATCACAGCTTTTCAGCCGTTTTCAAAcgccatcaaggatgaaggcGGCTCAGGGGTGACTCCTTCAGCGCGCCATGTTCCGTCGAACTTCGCTGTAGATCCCATGATCACCCCGTTGATGGTGCACGATTATTCGAGCAGCATACCATTCTACTCAGGGGCCAGCTATGCACCGGATGGTCTGTCCCTCGCAGACACAGCACCCACCTCAACACACAACATATCCCATCCTCTGGGTCCCAATATCGACCTAAGCCTTCAAGAACCCGGCAACTTTTGCTGGGCCTCCGACTTGGAGCCCCTTAGCGCCAACAGCCTCCCAACACCGGGACTAGAAATGTCAGCGAGCAGAGACTCCTTAAGTCTGGACCGTCGACTCAGCCACGACTGGGAAATGGAGACGAACGTCGCTAACGGCAGCTGCGACCCCAGTCGATCTTGCACGACCTCGATCCGGCAACCCGCAACTCCACCAGAGTACCTAGCCGACGAAGGAATATACCCGGTCAGCGCTCTGGAAAACATGGGCCCCGAGGCGAGCTACACAGTATACCTACAACTGCTGCACAACATCGAACAGACGCTCCTCATGGGCCGACACCGCACAAAGGAGAACCACACGCTCGACGCCGTCCTGGCCGCCAACCAGCAGTATCTGACGACTCTCCTGCAGCTAAGCGAGAGCCTCAGTTTCGAGCAGATGTACGACGGCCACCTGCTGTTCACCGTTGCTCTGAGCAAAATCATCACCCTCTTCAGCTTCGGGTACCGCGACTTCACGCTGCGGTCTGAAGCACACCAGTCCATGGGCTGTGCGGAGCGCCTGATCCGCTTCGGGGTGTTTGAGATCGACTTCGTCGAGCAGAAGGCTATCTGTGAGGGGATCTTCCTCAGGGAGCTGAAACGTGCCGGAGTGTGTCTGGCCAGATTGATGGACGCGTTGCGTCGGGAGAAATTCCCATATGCCCACGGCCGGCATGAACGGTTATGTGAGGAGATGAAGCAGCATATAGACCAGTTAACGAGAGCATTGGAGGCGAGCGAGGCATGA
- a CDS encoding putative DUF221 domain protein (uncharacterized conserved protein), producing MAFSDVGLRGLHHLVRRDSDNPADTPPTASALVTTLVPALVSAGAMVLIFLILRRSQRRTYMPRTYLGVLKPWERTPPVSTTPWGWIIDMYKLPDEYVLQHHSMDAYLLIRFLKLVSMICFVGACMTFPILFPINATGGNGNIQLNILSMSNVEESKYERYFAHAFIAWLFIGFVMYTVTRESIFYINLRHAYALSPAYASRLSSRTVLFTAVTQDYLNRDKLRKMFGTDKVKNVWITTDTSELDDKVKERDDAAMKLEAAETKLITLANKARLKAMKKQGYVEEGPPTPSEEPSDESGSVAARWVKPSERPTHRLKLLIGKKVDTINWARSEIERLNPEIEELQAKHRAGDAKLVSSVFVEFYHQADAQSAYQSVAHNLPLHMAPRYIGLEPTQVIWSNLRIRWWERVIRYFATIGFVVALIVFWAIPTAVVGSISNITFLTEKVPFLRFINDVPSWIRGVITGLLPTILQSVLMALLPIILRLMAKLGGAPTAAAVELTTQNFYFTFQVIQTFLVVTVTSSASSVVSDIINNPSSAASLLAKKIPQASNFYISYIILQGLSFSAGALLQISGLILGKVLGALLDNTPRKMFTRWSSLSGLGWGTVYPAFTFLVVVAITYSCIAPLVLGFATIGLYLFYFAYRYNMLYVSNADIDTQGKAYTRALQHITVGCYLLNVCLIGLFAIASGARRIALGPLILMIISLVVMVIYHVSLNSALDPLINYIPKNLESEEEALLIQEKGELAPSGGEHSDDAGASGPGKEGIDNGVTNADSAEKGLTGPAPEPKVNFLTKWLRPDKYDGYTQLRRFVPNASAITTYAPEVERDAYFHPSITSQPPLLWIPRDEIGVSKQEIKHTSRVIAITDEDAWLDEKNKIHWDMDKGVPPIYEEKIYY from the exons ATGGCGTTCTCCGATGTTGGCCTGAGGGGCCTCCATCACCTCGTCCGACGG GACAGTGATAACCCAGCCGACACTCCGCCCACGGCATCGGCGCTCGTCACCACTCTTGTGCCGGCCTTGGTGTCGGCCGGAGCGATGGTTCTGATCTTCCTAATCCTTCGTCGCAGTCAGCGCCGGACGTATATGCCACGAACATACCTAGGAGTCTTGAAACCGTGGGAGCGTACACCTCCCGTCTCGACTACCCCATGGGGTTGGATCATTGACATGTACAAATTGCCCGATGAATACGTGCTGCAACACCATTCGATGGACGCTTACCTTCTGATTCGCTTCCTTAAATTGGTATCTATGATATGCTTCGTGGGCGCGTGCATGACGTTCCCTATCTTGTTTCCCATCAATGCAACCGGAGGTAACGGTAATATACAATTGAATATTCTGAGCATGTCCAACGTCGAAGAAAGCAAATACGAGCGTTACTTCGCCCACGCCTTTATTGCATGGCTCTTCATCG GATTTGTCATGTATACCGTTACACGTGAGAGTATTTTCTACATCAATTTGCGACACGCCTACGCCCTTTCCCCAGCCTACGCCAGCCGGCTTTCGTCTCGGACCGTGCTATTCACCGCTGTTACGCAGGACTATCTCAACCGTGACAAGCTTCGCAAAATGTTCGGTACTGACAAAGTGAAGAATGTCTGGATTACTACCGATACGTCCGAATTGGACGACAAAGTAAAAGAACGTGATGATGCTGCCATGAAGCTCGAGGCTGCGGAAACGAAGCTCATCACTCTCGCGAACAAGGCACGCCTCAAGGCCATGAAGAAACAGGGctatgttgaagaaggacccCCGACCCCCAGCGAAGAACCCAGTGACGAGTCGGGCTCAGTTGCGGCCCGCTGGGTCAAACCGTCCGAGAGACCCACGCACAGACTCAAATTACTCATTGGAAAGAAGGTTGATACGATCAATTGGGCCCGATCCGAAATCGAGCGCCTGAACCCCGAGATCGAGGAGTTGCAGGCCAAGCACCGAGCTGGCGATGCAAAGTTGGTTTCGTCGGTTTTTGTCGAATTCTATCATCAAGCAGATGCTCAGTCTGCCTATCAGTCTG TGGCTCACAACCTGCCTCTTCACATGGCACCGCGCTACATCGGCCTGGAACCCACTCAGGTTATCTGGTCTAACCTCCGTATTCGGTGGTGGGAACGTGTTATTCGGTATTTTGCAACTATTGGCTTCGTTGTCGCTCTCATCGTCTTTTGGGCAATTCCCACGGCCGTGGTGGGTTCCATCTCGAACATCACTTTCTTGACGGAGAAGgtcccttttcttcgctttaTCAACGATGTCCCAAGCTGGATCCGAGGTGTCATTACTGGCCTTCTCCCTACTATTTTGCAGTCCGTGTTGATGGCTCTGTTGCCAATTATACTGCGAC TGATGGCTAAGCTTGGTGGCGCGCCGACTGCCGCGGCCGTCGAGCTGACCACCCAGAACTTCTACTTCACATTCCAAGTTATCCAAACATTTTTGGTTGTCACTGTTACGTCTTCCGCTTCTAGTGTGGTctcggatatcatcaacaacccTTCATCCGCTGCCTCGCTCCTAGCTAAGAAGATCCCACAAGCTTCCAACTTCTACATATCCTATATCATCCTGCAGGGGTTGTCGTTCAGCGCTGGTGCGCTTCTTCAGATCTCTGGTCTAATCCTGGGCAAGGTTCTCGGCGCGTTGTTGGATAATACCCCCCGTAAGATGTTCACTCGTTGGTCCTCACTTTCTGGTCTAGGCTGGGGAACAGTATACCCCGCATTCACCTTCCTGGTAGTCGTTG CCATCACCTACTCGTGTATCGCTCCCTTGGTTCTTGGCTTCGCGACCATTGGTCTGTACCTGTTCTACTTCGCTTACCGGTACAACATGCTGTATGTGTCCAATGCGGACATTGACACTCAGGGCAAAGCCTATACACGTGCCTTACAGCATATTACCGTCGGCTGTTACCTGCTCAATGTTTGTCTCATTGGTCTCTTTGCCATTGCAAGCGGTGCTCGTCGAATTGCGCTCGGCCCTCTCATTCTCATGATAATTTCTCTTGTTGTCATGGTCATCTACCACGTTTCTCTGAACTCGGCGCTGGATCCTCTCATCAACTATATCCCAAAGAATCTGgagtcggaggaggaggccctTCTTATCCAGGAGAAGGGCGAACTTGCTCCATCTGGGGGCGAGCACTCAGATGACGCCGGCGCCAGTGGCCCTGGAAAGGAGGGCATTGACAATGGCGTCACCAACGCTGATTCGGCTGAAAAGGGCCTAACTGGACCAGCTCCGGAGCCTAAGGTCAACTTCCTGACCAAGTGGTTGCGCCCGGACAAGTACGATGGCTACACCCAGCTGCGGCGCTTTGTCCCCAACGCCTCGGCTATCACCACCTATGCCCCCGAAGTTGAACGCGACGCGTATTTTCACCCTTCCATCACCTCCCAGCCTCCCCTCCTTTGGATTCCTCGTGATGAAATTGGCGTGAGTAAGCAGGAAATCAAGCATACCTCGCGGGTGATCGCCATCACCGACGAGGATGCGTGgttggacgagaagaacaagattcACTGGGACATGGACAAGGGTGTTCCACCTATCtacgaagagaagatctaCTACTAG
- a CDS encoding uncharacterized protein (predicted protein) → MPVEPNSSAPASYSVSPVTLLDASGKDPFDSLPVTCTREDFILMDCWTNRLTYWSGEPRLIKDQVFRAVLNHPLPFQSIVLAYCSRWRAHAYGLKWNPEVEQHVGRATKGLEQVMKGGMKIDTDSLAMALTGMAIQEERFGSKQQARGYVDQAVQILRSRSGSNRVAEALLHYVQFMLMPLHPAVPEDGQQWLVTFLRGAEELMLEHSSDAYLSSVPQRRSTFQMDSPLFPLLSSGPRPSHVPLQSRIYIITKTAPTQELTRTAALIYITAALWDFQGSPSKTGRFLDHLRAIVKNHELDRFPACESFVWLLLLEGYEADLQEPERSWSTSELLKLYKQLQPELQFLFTLCQRSRKNLKLHPTRVTIFFMYIYSLDLLSGRHNTSTVCGQPFAHLI, encoded by the exons ATGCCAGTCGAACCCAACAGCTCTGCACCTGCTTCCTATTCTGTTTCGCCCGTCACTCTACTTGACGCCTCCGGAAAAGATCCTTTCGATAGCTTGCCGGTAACTTGCACGAGAGAGGATTTCATATTAATGGACTGTTGGACCAACAGATTGACATACTGGTCAGGCGAGCCTAGACTTATCAAAGACCAAGTCTTCCGGGCGGTCCTCAATCATCCCCTGCCATTTCAGTCGATTGTCCTCGCATATTGTTCTCGGTGGAGGGCACATGCATACGGGTTAAAGTGGAACCCCGAGGTGGAACAGCACGTAGGAAGAGCAACAAAGGGCCTTGAACAGGTGATGAAGGGTGGCATGAAGATCGACACTGATAGCCTAGCCATGGCTTTGACGGGGATGGCaatacaagaagaaagatttggCAGTAAGCAGCAAGCCAGAGGATACGTAGACCAGGCTGTCCAAATCCTCCGTTCCAGGTCGGGATCTAATCGTGTTGCTGAAGCACTGTTACATTATGTGCAGTTCATGTTGATGCCGCTTCATCCAGCAGTTCCCGAAGATGGCCAGCAATGGTTGGTCACATTCCttcgaggagcagaagaattgATGCTAGAGCATAGTTCCGATGCGTATCTATCGTCCGTTCCTCAGCGTCGCTCTACGTTTCAAATGGACAGCCCTTTGTTTCCGTTGCTGTCCAGCGGGCCTCGTCCTTCCCATGTTCCGCTTCAGTCACGTATATACATTATAACGAAGACTGCGCCGACGCAGGAGCTCACCCGTACTGCGGCTCTGATATACATCACAGCCGCCCTCTGGGATTTCCAGGGTTCTCCCAGCAAAACCGGTCGCTTTCTCGACCATCTACGCGCGATTGTGAAAAATCATGAGCTCGACAGATTTCCCGCATGCGAGTCCTTCGTgtggctcctcctcctcgaggGATATGAAGCCGACCTGCAGGAACCTGAGAGAAGCTGGTCTACGAGCGAGCTGTTGAAATTATATAAACAGCTTCAGCCGGAACTCCAGTTCCTTTTCA CTCTATGCCAGAGGTCCAGGAAGAACCTTAAGCTACACCCGACCCGGGTTACTATTTTTTTCATGTACATTTACTCTCTTGACCTCCTCTCAGGACGACACAACACTTCGACGGTTTGCGGGCAGCCGTTCGCCCATCTCATCTAA
- a CDS encoding MCM DNA helicase complex subunit MCM6 (DNA replication licensing factor, MCM6 component), whose product MSTLFDAVLQSELDSNAGSRDHRLHSDQLPSSRPHPPSESNGPMSDMHAFPDDQVVESNSTVTRRRNPYVKAPPPLVDVAGEKVQQAFEELLETYREEPTWSAPPPSSEILSDKYYIAQIHGMNKHSLSTLYVDFTHLTSLDSPILADAIVNQFYRFHPFLTKALHNLIAKYEPDFYTHHRKVDKVNSDAGTSMMGGNSSVSISDKHEMGEHVQERTRHQQTDKLFSLAFYNLPLVSRLRQLRTSQIGKLLSISGTVTRTSEIRPELSLGTFICENCKTVCPDVEQTFKYTEPSECPNQSCGNRSGWRLDIGKSTFVDWQKVKLQESSHEIPTGSMPRTMDVILRGEMVDRAKAGERCIFTGTLIVVPDVSQLGLPGVRPEAVRDDSAFRSGDVGGGGLTGLKALGARDLTYRLAFLACMVTPDTTTPGQQTNQQLNGQSNNILASLNQLTEPEDNEDKAQEAFLHTLTPYEVEDLKGLVHSDYIYSRLVDSIAPMIYGHRQIKKGLLLQLIGGVSKNTAQENMQLRGDINVCIVGDPSTSKSQFLKYICSLHPRAVYTSGKASSAAGLTASVVKDAETGEFTIEAGALMLANGGGICAIDEFDKMDISDQVAIHEAMEQQTISIAKAGIHTTLNARASILAAANPIGGRYNPKATLRANLNFSAPIMSRFDLFFVIRDEPNETVDRNLADHIVNVHMNRDEAVQPELSTEQLQRYIRFARTFRPVFTDEAKALLVEKYKELRSNDSQGGNGRSSYRITVRQLESLVRLSEAVAKANCVEEIVPRFVQEAYDLLRQSIVTVEKDDVEVDDDEELANAAGHDEDHEMGDGERDREGDSPMREDVEEQPAPSRTRTKITFDKYMKILNLVVRRVNEDESTSGEGVEEEDLIVWYLEQIESELDNEEDLQRERSLAVKVLKRMVKDNILMPIRGEGLVDAADGDQETSHRTVYVLHPNCAVDDIVIPDPNSRR is encoded by the exons ATGTCGACCCTTTTTGACGCCGTCCTTCAATCCGAGCTAGACTCGAACGCCGGCTCTCGCGACCATCGTCTGCACTCAGATCAACTTCCCAGCTCTCGGCCACATCCACCCTCGGAAAGCAATGGTCCTATGAGCGATATGCACGCATTCCCTGACGACCAGGTTGTGGAATCGAATTCGACCGTGACCCGCCGGCGAAACCCATATGTGAaggctcctcctcccttGGTCGACGTTGCGGGCGAGAAAGTACAGCAGGCTTTTGAGGAATTGCTTGAGACTTATAGGGAGGAACCCACCTGGTCTGCGCCGCCGCCATCTTCAGAAATTCTCAGCGACAAATACTACATTGCTCAAATCCATGGCATGAACAAGCATTCGCTGTCCACACTTTACGTGGATTTCACCCACCTGACATCACTAGACAGCCCGATCTTAGCAGACGCCATCGTCAACCAATTCTACCGATTCCATCCATTCCTCACCAAGGCGTTGCACAATCTTATTGCGAAATATGAGCCCGACTTTTATACACACCATCGCAAAGTTGATAAAGTGAACTCAGATGCCGGCACGTCGATGATGGGTGGCAATTCAAGCGTTAGTATATCCGACAAACATGAGATGGGAGAGCACGTCCAAGAGAGGACACGTCACCAGCAGACAGATAAACTGTTCTCTCTCGCTTTTTATAACTTGCCTCTTGTCTCCCGTTTGCGCCAACTCCGAACCTCGCAGATCGGCAAATTACTCTCCATCTCTGGCACTGTCACACGGACGTCCGAGATTCGTCCTGAGTTATCCCTGGGTACTTTTATCTGTGAGAACTGCAAAACAGTTTGCCCCGACGTTGAACAGACCTTCAAATATACCGAGCCTTCGGAATGCCCCAACCAGTCTTGCGGAAACCGCTCTGGTTGGCGTCTAGACATTGGGAAAAGCACTTTTGTTGATTGGCAGAAGGTGAAGCTACAGGAATCATCACATGAGATCCCCACTGGCAGCATGCCCCGTACAATGGATGTCATACTTCGCGGTGAGATGGTCGATCGTGCCAAGGCTGGTGAGCGGTGTATCTTCACCGGCACTTTGATCGTTGTTCCCGATGTCAGCCAACTAGGACTGCCTGGTGTGCGACCTGAGGCCGTTCGTGATGACTCTGCATTCCGCAGCggagatgttggtggtggaggacTCACTGGTCTGAAGGCTCTTGGTGCCAGGGATTTGACCTACCGTCTCGCCTTCCTCGCCTGCATGGTCACCCCAGACACCACTACTCCCGGTCAGCAAACCAATCAGCAATTGAATGGGCAGTCTAATAATATTCTTGCTTCCCTCAACCAACTCACTGAGCCTGAAGACAACGAGGACAAGGCCCAGGAGGCGTTTCTCCATACCTTAACACCTTACGAAGTTGAGGACCTAAAAGGACTCGTTCATTCGGACTATATCTATTCTCGGCTGGTGGACTCCATCGCTCCCATGATTTATGGCCACCGTCAGATCAAGAAAGGATTGCTTCTGCAACTAATTGGCGGAGTCAGCAAAAATACAGCACAGGAGAACATGCAGCTCCGTGGTGATATCAACGTATGCATTGTTGGCGATCCCTCGACAAGCAAGAGTCAATTTTTAAA ATATATCTGCTCTTTGCACCCTCGCGCGGTCTACACAAGTGGAAAGGCCTCGTCAGCGGCTGGTTTGACTGCTTCTGTTGTTAAGGATGCCGAGACCGGTGAATTCACTATTGAGGCCGGCGCTCTGATGCTCGCG AATGGCGGTGGTATTTGTGCCATTGATGAATTTGACAAGATGGACATCAGCGACCAAGTTGCTATCCACGAAGCTATGGAACAGCAGACGATCTCGATTGCGAAGGCAGGAATTCACACGACTCTCAACGCACGTGCGTCTATCCTCGCTGCAGCCAATCCTATTGGTGGACGATACAACCCCAAGGCCACCCTCCGAGCCAACCTCAACTTTAGTGCTCCTATCATGAGTAGATTTGATTTGTTCTTTGTGATTCGGGATGAACCCAATGAAACCGTCGATCGCAACTTGGCTGATCATATCGTCAATGTACACATGAACCGCGACGAAGCCGTTCAGCCAGAGTTGAGTACCGAACAGTTACAGCGCTATATTCGATTCGCCCGGACATTCAGGCCGGTCTTTACGGACGAGGCCAAGGCTCTGTTAGTTGAGAAATACAAGGAGCTCCGTTCTAATGACTCTCAGGGCGGCAACGGCAGGTCTTCATACCGCATCACCGTGCGCCAGCTGGAGTCTTTGGTTCGTCTTTCCGAAGCTGTTGCTAAGGCTAACtgtgtggaggagatcgtACCTAGATTCGTGCAAGAAGCGTatgatcttctccggcaGAGCATTGTCACGGTTGAAaaggatgatgtcgaagtcgatgacgacgaagagcTTGCCAACGCGGCGGGACATGATGAGGATCACGAAATGGGTGACGGCGAACGTGACCGCGAAGGCGACAGCCCTATGCGtgaggatgtggaagaaCAGCCAGCACCATCGCGCACAAGGACTAAGATCACATTCGATAAGTACATGAAGATTTTGAACCTCGTTGTGCGCCGAGTCAACGAGGATGAGTCTACATCTGGCGAGGGTgtagaagaggaggatctcATTGTCTGGTACTTGGAACAGATTGAATCTGAGCTGGACAATGAGGAAGATCTGCAACGGGAGCGCAGTTTGGCAGTTAAGGTTTTGAAGAGAATGGTCAAG gacaacatcctcatgcCCatccgaggagaaggccTGGTTGATGCCGCTGATGGTGACCAAGAGACCTCCCATCGCACCGTTTACGTTTTACACCCCAACTGTGCGGTTGATGACATTGTGATCCCGGATCCTAATAGCAGGCGGTGA